Proteins encoded in a region of the Benincasa hispida cultivar B227 chromosome 2, ASM972705v1, whole genome shotgun sequence genome:
- the LOC120071283 gene encoding uncharacterized protein LOC120071283, with the protein MASPSPKQHIEDIRRSKFSIGGPANPLTEDLHQAVRNLSAELYTKDVHFLMELIQNAEDNEYSTSVKPSLEFILTSRDVTASGAATTLLIFNNEIGFSSKNIDSICSVGRSTKKNNRERGYIGEKGIGFKSVFLITSQPYIFSNGYQIRFHEQPCPHCGVGFVVPEWVEENPILSTIKEIYGRQSILPTTTIVLPLKAEKIKAVKQQLSSIHPEVLLFLTKIKQLSVREVNEDPKSNTVNAIAISSETNFVSRKNIDAESYTLHLSSEENVGGKMDSQCSYYMWKQKFPVKEENRVERRRGVEELVIILAFPNGERLNRGVKSPGVYAFLPTEMITDFPFIIQADFVLSSSRETILLDNKWNQGILDCVPSAFVNAFVSLVKNSNEAPLSSLALMFNFLPTISSSYDNLNVVRDLIKEKLLQQNIVPSHSFLKQRFFHKPCEVGRILPTFWNILMKAHTQGVSLLNLASHGKHILSFSLDTKEYDQVLSFLGVKLVDDEWYAKCLRGTNIVEGVSDDLYLELLQFVAENWSSRFHVSSMKNVPLIRYVGLDGKVSLCSLNESTGNGGRKVCLAQHSHHLSWLSKSNMEFRSVSNCSFMPESTHKSIQSCPRNKDMLLQWLRDQVKVDTITVFQFAKLLVYSLGNNPKNIITYLHFLCHSSSKRYLTDMEVQSLCGAMPVVDTYGGVIKNRQELLIPAGVSKWAQLLDSNPWQNYGYVELGADYICPVYFAGETMTKEQLIHFLKTHIGASDIPSISPPNIEISVFSSPLTVQNVLLLLNWIRCLKTIPSKFLKCIKEGCWLRTTLNGSSGYRSPSQSFDISSSWSNVLQRGSVLVDIPQIDHRFYGNELKGYSQELKTVGVMFEYDEVLKFIGNHLMSVATLSSLTRENVFSMLKFIRFLKNQYPVEGFIASIREGTWLKTRRGYTSPVGSVLYNKEWATASLLSNIPFIDEDYYGDEILLFREELKLLGVVVDFHKVSQLVVDNLKPPSQLTCLGAEAFLLILSFMLKLRSGVLVNTFKSVKCVKTNQGYKYPGECYLSDPSWGCILQVFTGFPVVDCDFYGSRILVFQKELKNMGVVVDFEEAVKTFSQVFRQRAAANSLTKESAISFLSSYKQLKYSTKKFPSDLKKCIHELKWLRTRLGDYRSPKDCILYGPSWKSISAITLLPFVDDSKNYYGDQIHKYKKELKSMGVITDFKDGAHMVAAGLYLPQDPTKITSENVHSLLNCIRTLLEKNLSLPDDFSGKVSRKWLKTAYGYRSPKESLLFVHEWDSYLKPTDGPFIDEQFYTFDIKLYTRELKEIGVVVDLDHGCQLVSRFLDSQGQISTIVRMYTYLSAFNWEPDTEAAARIWVPVGDANGLWINPENCVLFDKENLFGLQLTVLERYYEQELLVFFSKAFKVRSNPSTEDYCKLWKSWESNQDRLSDDKCFKFWKYVTKHFNSKTERAFSDAIVKVPAISGLDGVSLFDKRDIFIGDDLQLKDLFERMSPLPIFVWYPQPNSLSLSRTRLLEVYKNIGVQNISESVRRVESAIVDGVNLKQVNPTDISIGKELIRIILGFLADPGKKIEAAKRHEIVQCLLNLTVLETGEPVMINYSLSLTSGKIISANATQLIRWERESSKLFTRKMVMSGGHKEIIEYATYFSEVISEGVLWEYNDYICALSELIKLAFVLNFDDGAVSFILKSKNLEILEEDEHFLSSAFSEQSN; encoded by the exons ATGGCTTCCCCTTCCCCTAAACAGCACATTGAAGACATAAGGCGAAGCAAGTTTTCGATAGGAGGTCCGGCGAATCCCTTAACAGAGGATCTCCATCAGGCTGTCAGGAACCTTTCTGCGGAGCTTTACACCAAGGACGTTCACTTTCTCATGGAGCTTATTCAG aatGCTGAAGATAACGAGTATTCCACCTCCGTAAAACCCTCGCTGGAGTTCATTCTAACATCACGAGACGTCACCGCAAGTGGAGCTGCTACCACACTTTTGATTTTCAACAACGAGATTGgcttttcttctaaaaatatcGATTCCATTTGCAGCGTTGGCCGCTCCACTAAAAAGAACAACCGGGAACGCGGTTATATTGGCGAGAAAG GAATTGGATTCAAAAGTGTTTTTCTGATTACTTCGCAGCCTTACATATTCAGCAATGGATATCAGATACGCTTCCATGAACAGCCTTGTCCACATTGTGGGGTTGGGTTCGTTGTTCCTGAGTGGGTTGAAGAGAATCCAATTCTTTCTACCATCAAGGAAATTTACGGTCGACAGTCTATACTGCCAACAACCACAATAGTCTTGCCGTTGAAGGCCGAGAAGATCAAAGCTGTGAAGCAGCAGCTTTCAAGCATTCACCCAGAAGTTCTATTGTTCCTTACCAAAATTAAGCAACTTTCGGTGAGGGAAGTGAATGAGGATCCCAAGTCCAATACTGTAAATGCAATTGCTATTTCAAGTGAGACAAACTTCGTGTCGAGGAAGAACATTGATGCTGAGTCCTACACTCTCCATCTCTCTTCCGAGGAAAATGTGGGTGGAAAAATGGATTCCCAATGCTCCTACTACATGTGGAAGCAGAAGTTTCCAGTGAAGGAAGAAAACAGAGTGGAGCGGAGGAGGGGAGTGGAGgaattggttatcatattggcTTTTCCAAATGGAGAACGTCTCAACAGAGGAGTTAAGTCCCCTGGGGTCTACGCTTTCCTTCCCACCGAGATGATAACTGACTTTCCCTTTATAATTCAGGCAGACTTTGTTTTATCATCATCCAGAGAAACTATTCTTCTCGATAACAAATGGAATCAAGGCATTCTCGACTGTGTTCCCTCTGCTTTTGTCAATGCTTTCGTTTCATTGGTGAAAAATTCGAATGAAGCTCCCTTGTCTTCTTTGGCTCTTATGTTCAACTTCTTGCCCACCATTTCTTCTTCCTATGATAACTTGAATGTTGTGAGGGACTTAATCAAGGAAAAGTTGCTCCAACAAAATATTGTTCCAAGTCATTCATTCTTGAAGCAGAGGTTCTTTCATAAACCTTGCGAAGTGGGTAGAATTTTGCCCACCTTTTGGAATATCTTAATGAAGGCACACACTCAAGGGGTGAGTTTGCTTAATCTAGCGTCCCATGGAAAGCACATCTTAAGTTTCTCACTCGATACGAAGGAATACGATCAGGTCCTCAGTTTCCTTGGCGTGAAACTAGTCGATGATGAATGGTATGCAAAGTGCTTACGGGGTACCAACATTGTGGAGGGTGTGTCTGACGATCTTTATTTGGAGCTTCTACAGTTTGTTGCAGAAAATTGGAGTTCAAGATTTCATGTTTCAAGCATGAAGAACGTGCCACTTATAAGATATGTTGGTCTTGATGGGAAAGTTTCCCTCTGCAGTTTAAATGAGTCCACGGGGAATGGTGGAAGAAAGGTGTGTCTTGCTCAACATAGCCATCATCTATCTTGGCTTAGTAAATCGAACATGGAATTCAGATCTGTTTCCAACTGTTCTTTTATGCCGGAAAGCACGCATAAGTCCATCCAATCATGTCCTAGGAATAAGGACATGTTGTTGCAATGGCTTCGGGACCAGGTTAAAGTCGATACCATCACCGTATTTCAATTTGCAAAGCTCCTTGTCTATTCTCTTGGGAATAACCCAAAAAACATAATAACCTATCTTCACTTCCTTTGCCACTCATCATCAAAGCGTTATCTGACGGATATGGAGGTTCAGTCTCTGTGTGGTGCTATGCCTGTAGTAGACACATATGGTGGTGTGATTAAAAATAGGCAGGAGCTTCTCATCCCAGCAGGTGTTAGCAAATGGGCACAATTGCTTGATTCAAATCCTTGGCAAAATTATGGCTATGTTGAGTTGGGAGCTGACTACATCTGCCCAGTCTATTTTGCAGGTGAAACTATGACTAAAGAACAGTTAATACATTTTCTCAAGACTCATATCGGTGCTTCTGATATTCCTTCTATTTCTCCCCCAAATATAGAAATTTCAGTTTTTTCTTCACCACTCACTGTCCAGAATGTGCTTTTGCTATTGAATTGGATTCGTTGCTTGAAAACTATTCCTTCCAAGTTTTTGAAATGCATAAAGGAAGGTTGCTGGCTAAGAACTACTTTGAATGGATCTTCTGGCTATAGGTCACCATCTCAGTCTTTTGACATCTCCTCGTCATGGTCAAATGTTTTGCAACGTGGGTCAGTTCTGGTGGACATCCCCCAAATTGATCACCGATTCTATGGTAATGAGTTAAAAGGCTATTCTCAGGAGCTGAAAACTGTTGGTGTCATGTTTGAGTATGAcgaagttttaaaatttattgggAATCACCTCATGTCAGTGGCGACTTTATCAAGTTTGACGAGAGAAAATGTCTTCTCCATGTTAAAATTCATCCggtttttgaaaaatcaatatCCTGTTGAAGGCTTTATTGCAAGCATAAGAGAAGGGACATGGCTCAAGACACGTCGTGGTTATACTTCTCCAGTTGGATCAGTATTGTACAATAAGGAATGGGCGACGGCTTCACTTCTGAGCAACATCCCTTTTATTGACGAGGATTACTATGGCGATGAGATACTTTTGTTCCGGGAAGAACTTAAATTACTTGGCGTCGTGGTTGACTTCCACAAAGTTTCCCAACTTGTTGTGGACAATTTGAAGCCACCTTCTCAATTAACTTGTCTTGGGGCTGAGGCATTTTTGTTGATTCTTTCCTTTATGTTGAAACTCAGATCAGGTGTTCTTGTTAACACATTCAAAAGTGTGAAATGCGTCAAGACAAATCAAGGCTACAAATATCCTGGTGAATGTTACTTGTCGGATCCTTCTTGGGGTTGCATTCTACAGGTTTTCACTGGTTTCCCAGTGGTTGATTGTGATTTCTATGGAAGCCGTATTTTGGTTTTCCAGAAGGAATTGAAAAATATGGGAGTGGTGGTTGATTTTGAAGAAGCAGTCAAGACATTTTCTCAAGTGTTCAGGCAAAGAGCGGCTGCAAACTCCCTGACAAAGGAAAGTGCAATATCGTTTCTGTCAAGCTACAAACAGCTAAAATATTCAACTAAAAAGTTTCCTTCAGATCTTAAGAAGTGCATTCATGAGTTGAAGTGGTTGCGGACTCGACTCGGTGATTACAGGTCTCCTAAAGATTGCATATTGTATGGTCCAAGTTGGAAATCTATATCTGCAATTACTCTTCTCCCTTTTGTCGATGATAGTAAAAACTACTATGGAGACCAAATTCACAAATACAAAAAAGAGTTGAAGAGTATGGGTGTTATTACTGACTTTAAAGATGGTGCTCATATGGTTGCTGCTGGGCTTTATCTTCCACAAGATCCTACTAAAATTACTTCTGAAAATGTCCATTCACTTTTGAACTGCATCCGAACTCTGCTGGAGAAGAATCTTTCCTTGCCAGACGATTTTTCTGGAAAGGTATCTCGGAAATGGTTGAAGACCGCTTATGGTTATAGGTCTCCAAAAGAGAGTTTGCTCTTCGTTCATGAGTGGGATTCTTATCTGAAGCCGACGGATGGGCCATTCATTGATGAACAATTCTACACATTTGACATCAAGTTGTATACAAGGGAGCTCAAAGAGATCGGGGTTGTAGTTGACTTGGACCATGGATGTCAACTAGTTTCAAGATTTCTAGACTCTCAGGGCCAGATCTCTACTATTGTACGAATGTATACGTATTTGAGTGCATTCAATTGGGAGCCAGACACTGAAGCTGCTGCAAGGATTTGGGTACCTGTTGGAGATGCTAATGGACTGTGGATCAACCCAGAAAATTGTGTGCTTTTTGACAAGGAGAATCTTTTTGGCTTGCAGTTGACAGTTCTTGAGAGATACTATGAACAAGAATTACTCGTGTTCTTTTCCAAAGCCTTTAAAGTAAGATCCAATCCTTCCACTGAAGACTACTGCAAACTGTGGAAAAGTTGGGAAAGTAATCAAGATAGACTTTCTGATGACAAGTGCTTTAAGTTTTGGAAATATGTTACCAAGCACTTCAATTCAAAAACCGAGCGAGCTTTCAGTGATGCAATTGTCAAGGTGCCTGCAATTTCTGGCTTAGATGGAGTTTCTTTGTTTGATAAGCGTGACATTTTTATTGGCGATGATCTACAACTGAAGGATTTATTTGAACGAATGTCTCCTCTTCCGATTTTTGTATGGTATCCTCAACCAAACTCACTTTCCTTGTCTCGGAcaaggttattggaagtttatAAGAATATCGGGGTTCAGAATATCTCTGAGTCTGTTCGGAGGGTGGAGTCAGCAATCGTTGACGGGGTCAATCTCAAGCAAGTGAATCCAACTGACATTTCAATTGGAAAAGAGCTGATCCGGATCATTCTTGGTTTCTTAGCAGACCCTGGTAAGAAAATTGAAGCAGCGAAGAGGCATGAAATTGTTCAATGTCTCCTCAATCTTACTGTTCTTGAGACTGGAGAACCTGTCATGATAAACTACAGTTTATCCCTAACTTCAGGGAAGATCATCAGTGCTAATGCAACCCAATTGATACGTTGGGAAAGGGAGAGTTCAAAGCTGTTCACTCGGAAAATGGTAATGTCAGGTGGACATAAGGAGATAATAGAGTATGCTACCTACTTTTCTGAGGTCATATCTGAAGGTGTCCTTTGGGAGTACAATGATTATATATGTGCATTATCTGAGCTCATCAAGTTGgcatttgttttgaattttgatgATGGAGCTGTTAGTTTCATACTGAAATCCAAGAATCTGGAAATCTTGGAGGAG